A section of the Methanoculleus taiwanensis genome encodes:
- a CDS encoding flippase — MFKPSRYLARIMGIDTVQRQSLISFSSTIGVTAVGFLSTMYFAHAVGPAVLGAYFIFVAFFGIFDLVGDGGFGGAVIKRISEGKEQNEYFSAFGVLRILLLVVSVAVLLLLEPFLVDLTSAGVFSWLIAALFVSVFTSTVSYSVYGSGKVGVYQLSGLFNNVLRIGLQVLAVFIGFGVAGLVGGFVAGLLAAGLFNLRFLDLRPALFEWRHLSSLLSFSVWTFLSSSGYLVFTYADTVLIGYFMADADVGIYRVALQLTTIATFITMALRITLFPRMSHWASHGEHDSIAASLTRAFTYSLLLAVPVLAGGWLLGERLLYFFYGASFAAGTPALAILLVVQVANVFMFLQTMTLNALDRPKDSFRVTAVAAVVNIGLNIAFIPLLGIVGAAVATLVTMVLNAGLAYRALSRVMPVGVERRPVGNIVAATLVMAGVIGLYTLFVPLTNVLTVLGAVLLGGGVYSVVLLRMDRSIHDELKDLTLKLGLPWPASL, encoded by the coding sequence GTGTTCAAGCCCTCCCGCTACCTCGCCCGGATCATGGGCATCGATACCGTCCAGCGGCAGAGCCTCATCAGTTTCAGCTCGACGATAGGAGTCACTGCTGTGGGCTTCCTCTCGACAATGTACTTTGCCCATGCGGTCGGCCCGGCGGTGCTCGGCGCGTACTTCATCTTCGTCGCCTTCTTCGGCATCTTCGACCTTGTCGGGGACGGAGGGTTCGGCGGCGCCGTCATAAAACGGATCAGCGAGGGCAAGGAGCAGAACGAGTACTTCTCGGCCTTCGGAGTCCTGCGAATCCTTCTCCTTGTCGTCTCCGTAGCAGTGCTCCTGCTTCTCGAACCGTTTCTCGTCGATCTCACCTCGGCGGGAGTCTTCTCCTGGCTGATTGCAGCTCTCTTTGTCAGTGTCTTTACGAGCACGGTCTCCTACAGCGTCTATGGGAGCGGAAAGGTCGGGGTCTACCAGCTCAGTGGGCTTTTCAACAATGTACTCCGGATCGGTCTGCAGGTCCTCGCGGTCTTCATCGGTTTCGGGGTTGCAGGGCTGGTCGGCGGGTTTGTCGCCGGCCTGCTCGCGGCCGGTCTCTTCAACCTGCGCTTCCTCGATCTCCGTCCGGCGCTCTTCGAGTGGCGGCACCTCTCAAGCCTTCTCTCCTTCTCAGTCTGGACATTTCTGAGCTCGAGCGGGTATCTCGTCTTCACTTATGCTGACACCGTCCTGATCGGCTACTTCATGGCTGACGCAGATGTCGGTATCTACCGCGTCGCTCTCCAGCTCACCACTATCGCAACCTTCATCACGATGGCGCTCCGTATCACGCTCTTTCCGCGGATGAGCCACTGGGCGTCGCACGGAGAGCATGACTCCATCGCCGCTTCGCTCACCCGGGCGTTCACGTACTCGCTCCTCCTCGCCGTCCCGGTGCTCGCCGGGGGGTGGCTGCTCGGCGAACGGCTCCTCTACTTCTTCTACGGAGCATCCTTCGCCGCCGGGACACCGGCGCTCGCCATCCTGCTCGTCGTTCAGGTGGCGAACGTCTTTATGTTCCTCCAGACGATGACCCTGAACGCCCTCGACCGACCGAAGGACTCCTTCCGGGTGACGGCCGTCGCTGCGGTCGTCAACATCGGCTTAAATATCGCCTTCATACCGCTGCTCGGGATCGTCGGGGCTGCCGTCGCCACGCTCGTCACGATGGTGTTGAATGCAGGTCTCGCCTACCGTGCCCTCTCACGGGTCATGCCGGTCGGGGTTGAACGCCGCCCCGTCGGAAACATCGTTGCGGCTACCCTCGTCATGGCCGGGGTTATCGGCCTGTATACCCTGTTCGTCCCGCTGACGAACGTCTTGACTGTCCTCGGAGCCGTACTCCTCGGCGGAGGGGTCTACAGTGTCGTGCTGCTCCGCATGGATCGGAGTATTCACGACGAACTTAAAGATCTGACGCTGAAACTCGGCCTCCCCTGGCCGGCTTCGCTCTGA